One segment of Stappia sp. 28M-7 DNA contains the following:
- a CDS encoding formyltransferase family protein, translated as MKIAIIGQKWLGSEVLAAARAFGAVEYVIAPSPEDRLAQAAHISGTDVFICAGAIGDLYGLPAVDLLVSAHSFLYVPAWLRASAAWSVGYHPSLLPLHKGRHAVEGAISAGDRVTGGTVYQLEDGVDDGAVVYQDWCFVEPGETAATLWRRALAPMGLDLLTKTMWHLAEHGFLNTAPQACLKPGAAGPADRAA; from the coding sequence ATGAAGATTGCGATCATCGGCCAGAAGTGGCTCGGCAGTGAAGTGCTTGCGGCGGCCAGGGCGTTCGGTGCGGTCGAGTACGTCATCGCCCCGTCGCCGGAAGATCGGCTTGCCCAGGCGGCCCACATTTCGGGAACCGACGTCTTCATCTGCGCAGGTGCTATCGGGGACCTCTATGGGCTCCCGGCCGTCGACCTTCTCGTTTCAGCGCACTCGTTCCTGTACGTGCCCGCGTGGCTCCGCGCGTCGGCGGCATGGTCGGTAGGCTACCACCCGTCGTTGCTGCCTCTTCACAAGGGCCGCCACGCCGTTGAGGGGGCCATAAGCGCCGGTGACCGCGTGACCGGGGGGACGGTCTACCAGTTGGAGGACGGGGTGGATGACGGCGCGGTCGTCTATCAGGACTGGTGTTTCGTGGAGCCGGGCGAAACGGCCGCCACGTTGTGGAGGCGCGCACTGGCACCAATGGGGTTAGACCTGCTGACGAAAACCATGTGGCACCTTGCCGAGCACGGGTTTCTGAACACCGCGCCGCAGGCCTGCCTGAAGCCGGGCGCGGCAGGGCCGGCCGACCGCGCCGCTTGA
- a CDS encoding ABC transporter ATP-binding protein: MRIDIRHRCDHFDSYRAARVQSLFNVETGANVDIAADLPVEGDDWSIGLVVGPSGSGKTSIGREIFGAGAFYEAAGWPADAPIVDAIAPHGAFDEVTAALAAVGLGSVPAWLRPYHVLSNGERFRADLARIVCERPARVVVDEFTSVVDRQIARIGALAFAKAWRRTSGQAVLLSCHRDIVDWLSPDWVYDTASGQFTGRYLRRRPDIALDIHECGWEFWPQFEPHHYLKLPKMIAATCYVGCVEGAPVAHVAFSTRPGMVEARACRLVIMPEWQGAGVGLRFLNAICARWRRGHNRFGKPMPTLFHTSHPGLAAALRRHRDWAQVSCNLYGANKAKSAASIRRTKHAGTGYGGHFRAVQGFRYVESGQ, translated from the coding sequence ATGAGGATCGACATCCGCCACCGCTGCGACCACTTCGACAGCTACCGCGCCGCACGGGTGCAGTCCCTCTTCAATGTCGAGACGGGCGCGAACGTCGACATTGCGGCCGATCTTCCGGTTGAAGGTGACGACTGGTCTATCGGGCTCGTCGTGGGCCCGTCCGGCTCCGGCAAGACATCCATCGGCCGCGAGATCTTCGGCGCCGGTGCTTTCTATGAAGCGGCCGGCTGGCCGGCCGATGCCCCGATTGTCGATGCTATCGCGCCCCATGGGGCGTTTGACGAGGTGACGGCCGCTCTTGCGGCTGTCGGCCTTGGCAGCGTGCCGGCCTGGCTTCGGCCGTATCACGTCCTTTCCAACGGCGAGCGCTTTCGGGCCGATCTCGCCCGCATCGTATGCGAGCGCCCGGCACGGGTGGTGGTGGACGAGTTCACCTCTGTCGTCGACCGCCAGATAGCTCGCATCGGCGCGCTTGCCTTCGCGAAGGCCTGGCGTCGAACCAGCGGCCAAGCGGTGCTGCTGTCGTGCCATCGTGACATTGTGGACTGGCTCTCGCCCGATTGGGTCTATGACACCGCGAGCGGCCAGTTCACCGGGAGGTATCTTCGACGGCGACCAGACATCGCCCTCGACATCCACGAATGCGGCTGGGAGTTTTGGCCGCAGTTTGAGCCGCATCACTATCTGAAGCTGCCGAAGATGATCGCCGCGACGTGCTACGTCGGGTGTGTCGAGGGCGCCCCGGTGGCGCACGTAGCATTCTCGACCCGGCCGGGCATGGTGGAGGCGCGCGCCTGTCGTCTTGTGATCATGCCCGAATGGCAAGGCGCGGGGGTCGGCCTCCGATTTCTCAATGCAATCTGCGCCCGCTGGCGCAGGGGGCACAACAGATTCGGCAAACCCATGCCGACCCTCTTCCACACCTCCCATCCGGGGCTTGCAGCCGCGCTCCGCCGTCATCGGGATTGGGCGCAGGTTTCCTGCAACCTCTACGGGGCGAACAAGGCCAAATCCGCTGCCAGCATCCGACGCACAAAGCACGCAGGAACGGGATACGGGGGGCACTTCCGGGCCGTGCAGGGCTTTAGATATGTGGAGTCGGGACAATGA
- a CDS encoding Com family DNA-binding transcriptional regulator yields the protein MESIRCICRRLLMRAERYAICGVIEIKCPRCGTINALRPAEPQPERPELPDRE from the coding sequence GTGGAGTCCATCCGCTGCATATGCCGACGCCTCTTGATGCGTGCCGAGCGGTACGCGATATGTGGGGTGATCGAGATCAAGTGCCCGCGCTGCGGGACCATCAATGCACTGAGGCCTGCCGAGCCCCAACCCGAGCGCCCCGAGCTGCCGGACAGGGAATAA